One region of Exiguobacterium acetylicum genomic DNA includes:
- a CDS encoding ribonuclease H-like domain-containing protein, with product MLKSTSDAAPEDQVSSAPEVETLKTPIGWTDEQQAWIDRGADILTFEEEWIVRIDKRYALTDRHGDRSFAEVYESLQLPHPPLALDVPLEQVIFFDTETTGLRGTGTTIFLLGFARFEQGGLLMRQYFLPHPHFEAAFYHHFLHDIGDDVRFVTYNGKSFDWPQIKTRHVFVRERVPRLPKVGHLDLLHVARRIFKGMYDSYRLTAMEERIGFEREGDLPGFLAPMHYFQYVEHQHPDIMTGVLQHHLDDCLTLVGLYDACNRLVTHRAEAPSPIQENIAIWLADLGIHEGSHAHFQQVKELSAEGWLRQGYLHKKMKNHEQARDCFLKSDSYLGYVELAKWAEHIAKDPVLAYDYTERARQHVERHHWLITKKERILAELDHRGRRLKRKCDA from the coding sequence ATGCTGAAATCTACATCAGACGCCGCACCGGAGGATCAAGTGTCTTCCGCACCTGAAGTGGAAACGCTAAAGACACCAATCGGATGGACTGACGAACAGCAAGCCTGGATTGATCGTGGGGCCGATATCTTGACGTTTGAGGAAGAGTGGATCGTCAGGATCGACAAGCGATATGCATTAACAGATCGACATGGAGACCGAAGCTTTGCTGAAGTGTATGAGTCCTTACAATTGCCGCATCCGCCGCTTGCGTTAGATGTCCCGCTCGAGCAGGTCATTTTCTTTGATACAGAGACGACCGGATTACGAGGAACCGGAACGACGATCTTTTTACTCGGATTCGCGCGCTTTGAGCAGGGCGGATTGCTGATGCGACAATATTTCTTACCACATCCGCACTTTGAAGCTGCCTTTTACCATCACTTCCTGCACGATATCGGAGATGATGTCCGCTTTGTGACCTATAACGGGAAAAGTTTTGATTGGCCGCAAATCAAGACACGTCATGTCTTCGTTCGGGAACGTGTTCCGCGTTTGCCGAAAGTCGGTCATCTCGATTTACTTCATGTCGCGCGACGAATCTTTAAAGGAATGTATGATTCCTATCGATTGACAGCGATGGAAGAGCGAATCGGATTTGAACGGGAAGGGGATTTACCTGGATTTTTGGCACCGATGCATTACTTTCAGTACGTCGAACACCAGCATCCGGATATCATGACAGGGGTCTTGCAACATCATCTGGATGATTGTCTGACGCTTGTCGGACTCTATGATGCGTGCAACCGACTCGTCACACATCGAGCAGAGGCGCCTTCCCCGATTCAAGAAAACATCGCGATTTGGCTGGCAGATCTCGGAATTCATGAAGGATCACATGCTCATTTTCAGCAAGTCAAAGAACTATCAGCAGAAGGATGGTTGCGGCAAGGTTATTTGCATAAAAAAATGAAGAACCACGAACAAGCTCGAGATTGTTTCTTGAAGAGCGATAGTTATTTAGGGTATGTTGAGCTTGCGAAGTGGGCAGAGCACATTGCAAAAGACCCGGTGCTTGCTTATGATTATACGGAACGAGCACGACAACATGTCGAGCGACATCATTGGTTGATTACTAAAAAAGAACGAATCTTAGCAGAGCTGGATCATCGAGGACGTCGGTTGAAAAGGAAGTGTGACGCGTGA
- a CDS encoding SLOG family protein: MKVVAITGYKPNELGIFDQKHPGIRVLKAAYRERIIRLIEDRGTEWFITNASPGCEIWACEVVLELKEEYPHIRLGILLPFLEQEARWKEPVQAQYLSILEQADFVEAISQKPYTDPSQLRNKTEFMIQKSQGLLSVFDEEHGGSAKFLVERARIEMEQSDYQLFLITQDDLSWLEQELQYNDQWE, from the coding sequence GTGAAAGTTGTCGCTATCACAGGATACAAACCCAATGAACTAGGTATCTTTGATCAAAAACACCCTGGTATCCGGGTCTTAAAGGCAGCCTATCGAGAGCGAATCATTCGTTTAATTGAGGATCGAGGTACAGAGTGGTTTATCACGAATGCCTCACCGGGTTGCGAAATCTGGGCATGCGAGGTCGTACTTGAATTAAAGGAAGAGTATCCTCATATTCGTCTCGGTATTCTGTTACCGTTCTTGGAACAGGAAGCACGCTGGAAAGAGCCCGTTCAAGCGCAGTACCTTTCCATTCTTGAACAAGCTGACTTCGTCGAAGCAATCAGCCAGAAACCGTATACGGATCCATCGCAGTTACGTAATAAAACCGAGTTCATGATTCAAAAAAGCCAAGGATTATTGTCGGTTTTTGATGAAGAACATGGAGGATCAGCGAAATTTTTAGTAGAGCGTGCTAGAATAGAAATGGAACAATCCGATTATCAGTTGTTTTTAATTACACAAGATGATTTATCTTGGCTCGAACAAGAATTACAATACAATGATCAGTGGGAGTGA
- a CDS encoding NUDIX hydrolase, whose amino-acid sequence MKQVNLADIRKHYVDSEERLPRHAAAVLVPLVEQDGEVYLLFQVRAKTLRSQPGEIAFPGGRIDGGELPKAAAVRETVEELNVSASEIEVIGTLEPLVTPNRSIIYPYLGILHATDFNPSPAEVDHVFLVSLTELMTSKPIKGDMEWRIRPGKEVPTERMANREAYLDRTYTVTEHFYEHGDYLIWGLTAKILRQFLAQLTRD is encoded by the coding sequence ATGAAACAGGTGAACTTAGCCGATATCCGAAAGCATTACGTAGATTCTGAAGAACGATTACCTCGTCATGCGGCGGCTGTACTCGTTCCGTTAGTCGAGCAGGATGGCGAAGTCTATTTGTTATTTCAAGTGAGAGCCAAGACATTACGTTCGCAACCAGGTGAAATCGCTTTTCCGGGTGGTAGGATCGATGGCGGTGAATTACCGAAAGCAGCAGCTGTCCGCGAAACGGTCGAAGAATTAAATGTCAGTGCTTCTGAGATCGAAGTGATTGGAACGCTTGAACCACTCGTGACACCGAACCGGTCGATCATTTACCCGTATCTTGGTATTCTCCATGCGACAGACTTTAATCCTTCTCCGGCCGAAGTCGATCATGTCTTTCTCGTGTCATTAACGGAATTGATGACTTCGAAGCCAATCAAAGGAGATATGGAGTGGCGGATTCGCCCCGGTAAGGAAGTGCCGACCGAACGCATGGCGAATCGAGAAGCCTATCTGGATCGTACGTATACAGTCACGGAGCACTTTTATGAGCACGGGGATTATCTGATTTGGGGATTAACCGCTAAAATCTTGCGCCAGTTCTTAGCTCAATTGACGCGTGACTAG
- the yvfG gene encoding protein YvfG, whose product MNEQLFTTERLIANFKEYIRQNEAHLTKRHALNAYYKTVAGSILSDRIAKNADLIVRMRHLEEAYQHVAQEGR is encoded by the coding sequence GTGAACGAACAACTTTTTACGACAGAACGATTGATTGCGAATTTTAAAGAATATATCCGTCAGAATGAGGCACATCTGACGAAACGACATGCGTTAAACGCCTATTACAAGACGGTAGCAGGATCGATTTTATCGGACCGGATTGCTAAAAATGCGGATCTTATCGTCCGTATGCGCCATCTGGAAGAAGCGTACCAACATGTTGCACAAGAAGGGCGATGA
- a CDS encoding diacylglycerol/lipid kinase family protein has protein sequence MKLLLISNPTAGTNGTGLLGEVIEPLSTLFDEIVIKNTKQAGDAMQFAEDSSAFDAVVVIGGDGTVFETINGIAKLDDRPILGIIPGGTCNDFARTLGLPMAPRLAAEAIAMQHVVQVDLGQVENSYFLNFLGVGLVAEASIGIDTEEKARLGKMGYYLSTIRSSLEAQPFEYELILDEGRHMTGEAVLILAANGESLGGIETNLSDGAYNDGKLDLVIVDEVNLTTIRDVILQKIGLANDPSFTHILTSGFQLKTKDAKVIDTDGEKAIHTPVTVKVLPEYLRMYGGTQ, from the coding sequence ATGAAACTTTTACTGATCAGTAACCCGACAGCTGGGACGAACGGCACGGGTTTACTTGGAGAAGTCATCGAACCATTAAGTACATTATTCGATGAAATCGTCATCAAGAATACGAAGCAAGCTGGAGATGCGATGCAATTTGCGGAAGATTCGTCCGCATTTGATGCGGTCGTCGTCATCGGTGGAGATGGAACGGTGTTTGAGACAATCAACGGGATCGCAAAACTGGATGATCGCCCGATACTCGGCATCATTCCTGGAGGGACCTGTAACGACTTCGCTCGAACGCTTGGCTTACCGATGGCTCCTCGCCTTGCTGCAGAAGCGATCGCGATGCAACACGTTGTTCAGGTCGATCTCGGACAAGTCGAAAATAGCTATTTCTTGAATTTCCTTGGTGTCGGTCTTGTCGCAGAGGCATCGATTGGCATCGATACAGAAGAAAAAGCACGCCTCGGGAAGATGGGATATTATCTATCAACGATTCGCTCAAGTCTAGAAGCACAACCCTTCGAGTATGAACTGATTTTAGATGAAGGTCGTCACATGACCGGCGAAGCGGTTCTCATTCTTGCGGCAAACGGAGAATCGCTCGGTGGAATCGAGACGAACTTATCAGATGGAGCCTATAATGACGGGAAACTTGATTTAGTGATCGTCGATGAAGTAAACTTGACAACCATTCGAGATGTGATTCTTCAAAAAATCGGTCTTGCCAATGATCCTTCCTTTACACATATCTTGACGAGTGGGTTTCAGTTGAAAACAAAAGACGCAAAAGTGATCGATACAGATGGTGAGAAAGCCATCCATACACCGGTTACAGTTAAAGTATTGCCGGAGTATCTGCGTATGTATGGAGGCACACAATAA
- a CDS encoding 3D domain-containing protein, with the protein MKRTSFLLSLCLAGFIFILLPHHEASAAQIGIGTEKTIVQNPLEMKRQAAQEKREQAEAKKQARLKALAKQKVEAEQKAKAEQKAKAVQEAKKEARQVKKQSRTQANADRSTKRTETFETTAYTTNPENNGSRLYNGRALTASGYDVTNTITYEGRRIVAVDPSVVPLGTKVHVEGFGDAIALDTGGAIRGKIMDLLVGSKQEALEWGRRQVTVTFE; encoded by the coding sequence ATGAAACGAACATCATTCCTTTTATCCCTTTGTTTAGCGGGATTCATATTTATTCTTTTGCCACATCATGAAGCGTCGGCAGCACAAATCGGGATCGGTACGGAGAAAACGATTGTACAAAATCCATTAGAGATGAAGCGTCAAGCTGCTCAAGAGAAGCGTGAACAAGCAGAGGCGAAAAAACAAGCGCGTCTAAAAGCCTTAGCTAAGCAAAAAGTAGAAGCAGAGCAAAAAGCAAAAGCAGAGCAAAAAGCAAAAGCAGTACAAGAAGCCAAAAAGGAAGCACGACAGGTAAAGAAACAAAGTCGAACACAAGCAAACGCTGACCGTTCCACAAAGCGTACGGAAACGTTTGAGACGACAGCATATACGACGAATCCAGAAAACAATGGAAGTCGTTTGTATAATGGTCGTGCCTTAACGGCATCGGGTTATGACGTCACGAATACGATTACATACGAAGGACGTCGCATCGTTGCTGTCGATCCATCGGTCGTACCGCTCGGAACTAAGGTACACGTAGAAGGTTTCGGCGATGCGATTGCGCTCGATACAGGTGGTGCGATCCGCGGGAAAATCATGGATCTTCTTGTCGGTTCAAAACAAGAAGCTTTAGAATGGGGTCGCCGCCAAGTTACGGTGACGTTCGAATAA
- a CDS encoding ABC transporter permease/substrate-binding protein: MNGLLETYQDRKSELLQALIEHIQLSVISLLIACVIAIPLGIYLSRNKRLSEWSIGVTSVIQTIPSLALLGLMIPLVGIGTVPSIIALVLYSLLPIVRNTYTGLAEVDPSIKEAARACGMTPMQSLWKVELPLALPIMMAGIRTAMVLIIGTATIAALIGAGGLGSIILLGIDRNDNYLLLLGAIPAALLALLFDGLLRQTEVATRKRQTARLVTAVVLMVAIVVAPFAFGRSERPDLVVAGKLGVEPEILMNMYKIVIEDETDLTVQVKPNFGKTTFVYKALESGDIDAYPEFTGTVLASLTNEKPKSNDAKEVYEQAKAGLEKQDLALLPPMNYNNTYAVAVPKKLADRYDLKTISDLKQVANQLTAGFTLEFKDRQDGYKGIQDKYDVNFQKVVTMEPKLRYKAIESGEIDVIDAYSTDPEIAKYDMVVLKDDQQLFPPYEGAPLLRQETIEEYPEVKQALEQLSGKISDEEMSKMNEAVAYGGKTANEVARDYLKKEGVIQ, from the coding sequence ATGAACGGATTACTGGAGACGTATCAAGACCGAAAAAGCGAACTGCTTCAAGCGTTGATCGAACATATCCAATTATCTGTCATCTCCTTGCTCATTGCCTGTGTGATCGCTATTCCGCTTGGGATTTACTTATCACGTAACAAACGTTTGAGTGAGTGGTCGATTGGTGTGACCTCAGTCATCCAAACGATTCCATCACTCGCATTACTCGGCTTGATGATACCGCTTGTCGGGATCGGTACAGTACCGTCGATCATTGCACTTGTCTTGTATTCTTTATTACCGATCGTTCGAAACACTTATACAGGGCTTGCCGAAGTCGATCCTTCGATTAAGGAAGCGGCACGCGCATGTGGGATGACTCCGATGCAGAGCCTTTGGAAAGTCGAGCTCCCGCTAGCTTTACCTATCATGATGGCCGGGATTCGAACCGCGATGGTACTGATCATTGGTACAGCGACGATTGCCGCCCTGATCGGTGCTGGAGGATTGGGCTCGATCATTCTCCTCGGGATTGACCGTAACGATAACTATCTATTATTGCTCGGTGCGATTCCGGCAGCCCTGCTCGCGCTTTTATTTGATGGCTTATTACGTCAAACGGAAGTAGCGACACGTAAACGACAAACAGCACGTCTCGTGACGGCAGTCGTCTTGATGGTTGCGATCGTCGTCGCACCTTTTGCCTTCGGTCGCAGTGAACGACCAGATCTCGTCGTCGCTGGAAAACTAGGTGTAGAACCGGAAATTTTAATGAACATGTATAAGATCGTCATTGAAGATGAAACGGATTTGACGGTACAGGTCAAACCGAACTTCGGGAAGACGACCTTCGTCTATAAGGCACTCGAATCAGGTGATATCGATGCGTATCCAGAGTTTACAGGAACGGTGCTCGCTAGTTTGACGAATGAAAAACCGAAGTCGAATGATGCAAAAGAAGTGTATGAACAGGCAAAAGCCGGTCTTGAAAAACAAGATTTAGCCTTGCTACCACCTATGAACTATAACAATACCTATGCTGTAGCTGTTCCAAAGAAATTAGCAGACCGTTACGATTTGAAGACGATCTCTGATTTAAAACAGGTCGCGAATCAGTTGACGGCTGGATTCACGTTAGAATTTAAGGATCGACAGGATGGGTATAAAGGGATTCAAGATAAATATGATGTCAATTTCCAGAAAGTAGTCACGATGGAACCAAAATTGCGCTATAAAGCAATTGAGTCAGGTGAGATCGATGTCATTGATGCTTACTCGACAGATCCGGAGATTGCGAAATACGACATGGTCGTTTTAAAAGACGATCAGCAACTATTCCCTCCATATGAAGGAGCTCCTCTTCTGCGACAAGAGACGATCGAGGAGTATCCAGAAGTAAAACAAGCACTTGAGCAATTGTCAGGTAAAATTTCAGATGAAGAGATGTCAAAAATGAATGAAGCTGTCGCATACGGCGGGAAGACGGCGAATGAGGTCGCCCGTGATTACCTGAAGAAGGAAGGCGTCATTCAATGA
- a CDS encoding FAD-dependent monooxygenase: MNKKLDVLIIGAGPTGLTLALALSRYGLSFRIVERASGPSVVSKAIGIQARSLELFARLGVAEDLMENAIKINQGNLYVNGAWQAKLDFTDLNTPFPFVTLLPQSETERILEAQLATYGHVVERETELTGFAQFPTFVTASLQHKGETETVDASFIIGADGANSFVRRELGLPFSGKSFKESWALADIEVDWPLSSEEVHIFFSDHGVIESFPLQSNLFRITGNLTSGPVPTDHKAIDDFLQNRAKVPFELKKVHWYSMFRVHNRIIEKFGHHRIYLIGDAAHINSPVGGQGMNTGIADAMNLAWKLWCVHQFKASFPLLDSYSVERREAAQGILRSTNLATELLQINIPFLLPLQEKVIRNSLKIAPLHHFVTNRIAQLNSHYPASSTFVTQGHFSPLTPKPGEPMPYSEVVHPRTKKNELLLRRADRNFLLLLFLPKNATDDLLEPFKELAYTYPDLFETVPIHQSLKEDGVVDQGGELARRFGIKQSGLYLIRPDGYIAYRQQGLKSKSFARYVERLLYAR; the protein is encoded by the coding sequence GTGAATAAAAAATTAGATGTCCTCATTATCGGTGCCGGACCAACCGGTTTAACACTCGCACTCGCACTCTCGCGCTATGGATTATCCTTTCGCATCGTCGAACGTGCAAGCGGACCATCCGTCGTCTCAAAAGCGATCGGGATTCAAGCGCGTTCTCTCGAGTTGTTCGCAAGACTGGGTGTTGCAGAAGACTTGATGGAGAATGCAATCAAAATCAATCAAGGAAACCTCTATGTCAATGGTGCATGGCAGGCAAAACTTGATTTTACGGATTTGAATACACCTTTTCCGTTCGTCACGCTGTTGCCTCAAAGTGAGACGGAACGGATTCTTGAAGCGCAACTCGCCACATATGGACACGTAGTCGAGCGCGAAACAGAATTAACAGGGTTTGCTCAATTTCCAACATTCGTTACAGCATCCTTACAACATAAAGGAGAAACAGAGACGGTCGACGCTTCCTTCATCATCGGAGCAGATGGTGCAAACAGTTTCGTCCGTCGTGAGCTCGGGCTTCCGTTCAGCGGGAAGTCGTTCAAAGAATCGTGGGCACTAGCTGACATCGAGGTCGACTGGCCGCTCTCTTCTGAGGAAGTTCATATTTTTTTCTCTGATCATGGCGTCATCGAGTCATTTCCTCTCCAATCGAACTTGTTCCGGATTACCGGCAATCTAACGAGCGGACCTGTTCCGACCGACCATAAAGCGATTGATGACTTTTTACAAAATCGAGCAAAAGTACCGTTTGAGCTCAAAAAAGTCCATTGGTATTCGATGTTTCGTGTCCATAATCGGATCATCGAGAAATTCGGTCACCACCGGATTTATTTGATCGGGGATGCAGCACACATCAATTCACCCGTCGGTGGTCAAGGAATGAATACCGGAATTGCTGATGCGATGAACCTCGCTTGGAAACTATGGTGTGTCCATCAGTTCAAGGCGAGTTTTCCGTTACTTGATTCTTACAGCGTCGAACGTCGGGAAGCGGCACAAGGGATCTTACGATCAACCAATCTTGCGACGGAACTTTTGCAAATCAATATTCCTTTTTTATTGCCCTTGCAGGAAAAAGTCATTCGAAATAGTCTTAAGATCGCACCCTTACATCATTTCGTGACGAACCGAATTGCACAGCTCAACAGCCACTACCCAGCGAGTTCGACCTTCGTCACACAAGGACACTTTAGTCCATTGACACCAAAACCAGGCGAACCGATGCCTTACAGTGAAGTCGTTCACCCGCGGACGAAAAAGAACGAACTATTGTTACGTCGTGCCGATCGGAATTTCTTATTACTACTGTTCTTACCAAAAAATGCAACCGATGATCTTCTTGAGCCATTCAAGGAACTCGCCTATACCTATCCCGATCTATTTGAGACAGTACCGATCCATCAATCCCTGAAAGAGGATGGTGTCGTCGATCAAGGCGGTGAACTGGCACGACGCTTTGGCATCAAGCAATCCGGATTATATTTAATTCGCCCTGACGGTTATATCGCGTATCGCCAACAAGGTTTGAAAAGTAAATCGTTCGCCCGCTATGTTGAACGTTTACTTTATGCGCGTTAA
- the gpsB gene encoding cell division regulator GpsB, which yields MYKPLLTADDIYKKEFKTGLRGYVIEDVDGYLDQIIKDYEGFEREIERLKKENEALKQAPAQPVKREERRVEQAEPQVSSSSNYDMLRRISNLEKAVFGRPHQD from the coding sequence ATGTATAAGCCATTGTTGACAGCGGACGATATTTACAAAAAGGAATTCAAAACCGGCCTCCGTGGCTATGTCATCGAGGATGTCGATGGATACTTGGATCAAATCATTAAAGATTATGAAGGATTCGAACGTGAAATCGAACGTCTGAAGAAAGAGAACGAGGCGTTAAAACAAGCACCCGCACAACCGGTAAAACGTGAAGAGCGCCGCGTCGAGCAAGCGGAGCCACAAGTATCAAGTTCATCGAACTATGACATGTTACGTCGTATTTCAAATCTAGAGAAGGCCGTTTTCGGACGTCCACACCAAGATTGA
- a CDS encoding ABC transporter ATP-binding protein — protein MIEFKDVGKTYADGTKAVQHVNFTVEQGEIFCLIGPSGCGKTTTMKMVNRLIDHTEGQIWIDGEPIMSINEHELRRRIGYVLQQIALFPHMTIEENVSVVPELLKWNKEKVAQRVDELFRLTGLNTSLKKKYPSELSGGQQQRVGVMRALAAEQDVILMDEPFSALDPISREQLQNDLLHLNEELGKTILFVTHDMNEALKLGSRICLMNAGEIAFIGTKDEVLASNDPFVQEFMRQVRGNIE, from the coding sequence GTGATTGAATTCAAGGATGTCGGCAAAACGTATGCAGACGGAACAAAGGCAGTGCAACACGTGAATTTTACGGTTGAACAAGGTGAGATTTTTTGTTTGATCGGTCCTTCAGGATGCGGTAAAACTACGACGATGAAAATGGTCAATCGATTGATTGATCATACGGAAGGACAAATTTGGATCGATGGTGAACCGATCATGTCGATCAATGAACATGAACTCCGTCGGCGAATTGGCTATGTCTTACAACAGATTGCCCTCTTTCCACATATGACGATTGAGGAGAACGTCAGCGTCGTGCCTGAGTTATTGAAGTGGAATAAGGAGAAAGTAGCACAACGGGTCGATGAATTATTTCGTTTGACTGGGTTAAATACCTCACTTAAGAAAAAATATCCAAGTGAACTCTCTGGTGGACAGCAACAACGGGTTGGGGTCATGCGGGCACTCGCAGCAGAACAAGACGTCATCTTGATGGACGAACCATTTTCTGCGCTTGATCCCATTTCACGGGAACAATTACAAAATGATTTATTGCATCTAAACGAAGAGCTTGGCAAAACAATTTTGTTCGTCACGCATGACATGAACGAAGCGTTGAAACTAGGCAGTCGCATCTGTTTGATGAACGCTGGAGAGATTGCTTTCATCGGTACGAAGGACGAGGTACTAGCAAGTAACGATCCGTTCGTTCAAGAATTCATGCGTCAAGTCAGGGGGAATATCGAATGA